A single Paracholeplasma manati DNA region contains:
- the fabV gene encoding enoyl-ACP reductase FabV, which produces MIIKPTLRNNIFLSAHPLGCEHYVNDLFEEAKQLPNFGGPKRVLIIGGSSGYGLSSRVTLAQNAQASTINVSYESRPKDQRTGTAGYWNNVAFIKQAQSLDSKHYDIIGNAFSHQTKAITIDKIKETFGQIDLLVYSLASGARPNPDTGEVIYSAIKPIGEDLVGKTVDIASKEIRDIHIKAATPEEVQGTVYVMGGEDWQLWVEALEKAGCLSKGFKTISYSYVGSGAMDQIYRSGTIGKAKDHLEDTALAMNSWLKDKYQGEAVISSSKAVTTKASVFIPGFVSYISCLFEVMKELGNHESILAHKHLLFKDMVYGDKRLVDAKNRIRVDHHEMEPRVQELTKRYLQQYQNESIFELSGTQLFLTEVHHNNGFGYADIDYDQDVDLEAILPKLDNLFDYNG; this is translated from the coding sequence ATGATCATTAAACCAACACTGAGAAACAACATTTTTTTAAGTGCACACCCATTGGGTTGTGAACATTACGTCAACGATTTATTTGAAGAAGCCAAACAATTGCCCAATTTTGGCGGACCTAAACGGGTTTTAATTATTGGTGGTTCATCCGGTTATGGGTTATCGAGTCGTGTCACACTTGCACAAAATGCCCAAGCCTCCACCATCAATGTATCCTATGAATCGAGACCTAAAGACCAACGTACAGGTACAGCTGGGTATTGGAACAATGTAGCGTTTATAAAACAAGCACAATCCCTAGATTCTAAACACTATGATATCATCGGTAATGCTTTTAGTCATCAAACCAAAGCCATCACCATCGATAAAATCAAAGAAACCTTTGGACAAATCGATCTATTGGTTTACTCTTTAGCCTCAGGGGCTAGACCAAACCCTGACACGGGCGAAGTCATCTATTCCGCCATCAAGCCTATTGGTGAGGATTTGGTTGGAAAAACAGTGGATATCGCGAGTAAGGAGATTAGAGACATCCACATCAAAGCAGCGACACCTGAAGAAGTACAGGGCACTGTTTATGTGATGGGTGGCGAGGACTGGCAACTATGGGTTGAAGCCTTAGAAAAAGCCGGGTGTCTTTCGAAAGGATTTAAAACCATTTCTTATTCTTATGTCGGTAGTGGTGCGATGGATCAAATCTACCGTAGTGGTACCATTGGAAAAGCCAAAGACCATTTAGAAGATACTGCTTTAGCCATGAACAGTTGGCTCAAAGATAAATACCAAGGGGAAGCCGTGATTTCATCTTCTAAAGCTGTAACCACCAAAGCCAGTGTGTTCATTCCTGGGTTTGTATCCTACATCTCTTGTTTATTTGAAGTGATGAAGGAATTAGGCAACCACGAATCGATTTTAGCGCACAAACATCTCTTGTTTAAAGACATGGTATATGGGGATAAACGATTGGTAGATGCTAAAAATAGAATCCGTGTTGACCATCATGAGATGGAACCGCGTGTCCAAGAATTGACGAAACGATATTTACAACAATATCAAAACGAATCCATATTTGAATTGTCGGGTACTCAGTTATTTTTAACCGAAGTTCACCACAATAATGGATTTGGTTACGCAGATATCGATTATGATCAAGACGTTGATTTAGAAGCCATTTTGCCAAAATTAGACAACTTGTTCGACTATAACGGATAA